The sequence TACTGGGTCATCCACTTAATGGgcattactctttttttttctttctagaaGTTAAGCTatcatttattaagtttttaagaCTACATTCTTTTGAAAGTTCTGCATGCtaatataatgtttattaatagAAATCTTCATtaacaaacaataatattaatagtaatatcaGAAACATCTGTTTTTTAGGTTATTGATCATTTTGACCATGAGATGTGACAGGTTTTTTGTTTCTTATTCaatttactaacattaaaacattttttccgtgtattatattttaaagatgGTCCCTTGCTTACAAAATGTTTGAATGTTTTCTGCAAGTCTTaacatgttttgtaaaaaaaagtccCCCCAGGTCTTAAACTATAGCATTGTAATACCAAACCAAATGTTGTATGCCCTGCAAATAATacgaaacaacaacaaaaaagctgtATTATTGTTTTCCaatacaaatttctaaacagAAATAAATCAACAGTTGCATAGATATTTACAGTGCAAATCAGACTTATTGAAACTGTAAGCAGTttctggtaaaataaataaataattaaaaaataaataaatacaattaaaaagtaatttaaaacatATTCACATCTTTTAGTGGAAATTACCCAGTTTTTGTAATCACCTCAAAGCCAGAACTGTGGGCTTCTTAgtttatatatttcttaaaacCCCTAAATAGTTAACATAGACAATTCTAATGAATAACAGCTGCCTTTTGCTTCTAGACTCTATTTCTCACGCACCAGTCTGAGAAAATAGCAGACATCAAATCAAGCCGGGCTCGAGCTGTGTACATGCCAGTGGGAATAACGTTAAATTGAGCTATTAATACCACATTGGCAGCTACAAACGTTTAACCTGGAATCAAGAAAACATATCTGTCGTGCTTCTCGTGCCACATGAACATGTAAGACATCACAGTGAAGTGCCACTGCAAACATAACACACTCTTGGGATGGTTCGGACCTTTCAAGTTGTAACTTGAAGCCACATGTGGCTAACAGGTATTTGATGAATAGTGCAGAGTTCGTACACACTCTGTGTGGTTTACCTCACCCGTTTATATACACACCAGTCACAGAAAGGATCTGCTAAAAGACTAAATGGAAATCTATTCATTATAATACAgtactttctttttattttggagTAAACACCCAATACTTTCAAATGTGTGCATCGTCATTAACATTACGAAACGATGAGACATGAAATAATAGACTCGAGCTAATTTTGTTCAGGCATGCACTGACTTTATATATGCACTGACTGCACTCCTCTTTATTGCAGGGATGTTTAGTCTTACTGAAGTTGCCTCCCTTAATGACATCCAGCCAACTTATCGCATTCTGAAACCATGGTGGGATGTGTTCATGGATTACATTGGCGTGATAATGTTGATGTTAGCCATCTTTTCCGGGACTATGCAGTTATCCAAAGACCAAGTGGCATGTCTTCCAATTCTCGAGAAAAACATAAACCTTGAGGGGGCACAAAATCGATCAGAATGTTCCTTATCATTTCCGGGCAGAGGACCTCCAACAACTAAAGACCTTCCTGACAGTGTTGCGAATGAGCTTCTTAACACTCAACCTGCCCCCTTACCAAAAGAAGGAGTGTGGACTCAACCTCAGCCTACAGGAGTTAAAACAAACCTGGACTTCCAGCAGTATGTTTTTGTCAACCAAAAGTGCTACCACGATGCCTTACCATGGTTTAACAAGTACTTCCCTTACCTTGCCCTCATACACACTATAATGCTAATGGTGAGCAGCAATTTTTGGTTCAAGTACCCAAAGACTAGCTCAAAGATCGAACACTTTGTTTCCATTTTGGGGCGGTGCTTTGAATCACCATGGACAACGAAAGCATTGTCTGAAACCGCTTGTGAAGATTCAGAGGGAACCAAGCAGAGGTTTACTGGTGGTTCTGTTTATCACAAACACGTATCTTCAGAGGACAGTCAGTCTACTCCTTTGGTGGAAACTCCAACAGTGCCATTTTCAACTGAAAAGCTCATCGCAGAAGCTCCCAGCCTTACCACCTTGGATAAAAAAGACGGCGAACAAGCCAAAGCCCTTTTTGAGAAAGTGCGGAAATTTCGAGCTCATGTAGAAGACAGCGACTTCATTTACAAACTCTATGTGGCTCAGACGACGATAAAAGTCCTAAAAGTCATACTGATCTTGAGCTATACGTCAACATTTGCTGCAGAAATAAGCTTCTGCCATATTTGCAAACCTAAAGTGGAAAGTTTGACAGGATATGATCAGTTCTTCTGCACACACAACATGGCATTCATGTTAAGGAAACTTCTCTTCACTTTCATGGCTATGATCTGTCTCTATGGATTGGTGTGTCTGTACACGCTCTACTGGCTCTTCAGGAGACCTCTTAAGGAGTACTCTTTTGAAAAAGTCAGAGAGGAAAGTAGCTTTAGTGATATTCCTGATGTCAAGAATGACTTTGCTTTTCTGTTACACATGGTCGACCAGTATGATCAGCTGTACTCTAAACGATTTGGGGTGTTTCTCTCTGAGGTTAGCGAGAACAAACTACGAGAAATAAGCCTTAATCATGAGTGGACTTTTGAAAAACTTCGTCAACATGTGTCAACCAATGCTCAAGAGGAGCAGGAACTTCACCTCTTTATGTTGTCGGGACTCCCTAATGCGGTATTCGACCTCACTGATCTGGAAATCTTAAAGTTAGAGCTTATTCCTGAGGTCAGAATTTCAGCTAAAGTTTCTCAGATGACCAACCTACGGGAGTTACATCTATATCACTGCCCTGCTAAAGTGGAACAAACTGCTTTCACTTTTCTCCGTGACCATTTACGATGCCTTCACATTAAGTTTACTGATGTCGCAGAAATCCCACCATGGATTTATCTGTTGAGGAGCCTCAAGGAACTGAACCTGTTTGGGAACTTGAACTCTGAACACAACAAGATGATTGGACTGGAGTCACTGAGAGATCTGAGACACTTGAGGACACTGTACCTTAAAAGCAACCTTAACAAAATACCCTCAAACCTAACAGATTTGTCACCACATCTCGTTAAATTAGTGATACACAACGATGGGACTAAATTACTGGTGCTGAATAGTCTTAAGAAGATGACCAGTCTGGTTGATCTGGAGCTCCATAACTGTGATTTGGAGAGGATTCCCCATTCCATCTTTAGCTTGGCTAACTTGCAAGAACTTGATTTGAAGAATAACAACATCCGCACCATTGAGGAGATCATCAGTTTTCAGCATTTGAGAAGACTGGTGTGCCTCAAGTTGTGGTACAACAAGATCAGCACTATTCCACCATCTATAGGCCTTGTGAAGAGTCTGGAGTCCCTAATTATCTGTCACAATAAAGTGGAGAGCCTTCCTCCATCTCTGTTTCACCTTCCAAAACTGAGGCACATTGACCTCAGCAACAACTCCATCTCAAATATACCCGTAGAGATAGGACTCCTTCACAATCTTCAACATTTTGCAATCACAGGCAACAAGGTAGAAGTTCTACCTAATCAACTGTTCAAGTGTTCAAAACTGAAGGTTTTGTGTGTGGGTCATAACAACATCACCAGCATCCCAGACTCCATTGGCCAGTTAGTTCAGCTGTCCCACCTAGAGCTCAAAGGGAACTGCTTGGATTACCTTCCATTTCAGCTTGGCCAATGTCAGCTTCTTCGGAAGAACCTCCTCTTTGTAGAGGATCATCTTTTTGACACACTGCCTCTTGAGGTCAAGGATAGCATGAGTAGTGATTAATGGAACGTATCTGAAGGGATTTAAGCATTACACTTTGTGTTTGATGACACAACTATCAGACAAAccaaaatgcttaataaatgaatatgtaaagGATAACGCAGCTTTTTTTTATGGGCCTGCCAATATATCATCAACAATACGGTCTAGAAGCGGGCCTCAAAGACAGGAAGAAAAAACACAAGTGTTGCAAAATATAACAGGAACGTTGCAAACAACAGGTTTGTGTTTGCTTCTGTTTGCCTAAAATGTAGGTTTAATTTAAATCTTGTTCTGTTACATTTTTTcatgtgtatatgtttgtatttGCAAACATTTCTTGTTGTTGAATATGCAGACTGATGTTTCttataaagggacagttcacccagatTTGAAATTCTGCCATCATAGCCTCATCTTCATGTCACTCAAAACGTCTATTAATTTCTcactttggtaaaaaaaaaataatatatatatatatatatatatatatatatatatatatatatatatatatatatatatatatatatatggagagatttatatatatatatatatatatatatatatatggagatttttccttgctctgttaaacatcatttgggaaatatttaaaaaagaaaaaaaaaattcaaaggggggctaataattctgacttcaactgtatatataaatatatataaagagagcagtgtttttctgtaggatttttttcagctgtggcagcaggccttttacacagatctaccaactacctatggcattatttcaatgacagaTGTCATGATCGCAGTATTACAAGtagagatcgcatttatgtagtACAAGCATGTGAATCTCATCTGCGCtccaatttcctctgttcgtgcaataaacttcttgcacgccctcaaatatatgctgctgAAGTgaaatttagtgcgtttatgtgaCAAGTATGTCtcaaacatttattagatttgctaggtatatttatgaatgtctccaatagacgtACAGATTTCATTACGCAATTTCATTACGCATACGCATACCTTTTCATttatgcgtcctgaagtaaagtgaaacggccataaactccagcaagataaagtcattgcatgcagagccatagacctttatctataaagcaTATTTATGTAaactgttcatcttaactgaaatctacgtcgtgtttgctagcctcacgcaccggtcagtcagcatgtcaccttaaagggttaaacaaataacacacaacactactacgattacagaaaggtttgcgctgttataattcacttaccttttaatacattttggtgcgactAGAACCagctattaaataaaacaaagactgaatgttttgaataagaagctgtaatgtagccatggcgggattaattttggtgtggcgccccaccatggaagaatgtagcggaaaccatgattaAGAGATGTTCAAACTGGTTTGGACAATATATTCTAATTGAATATCTGGCTTCATataatcaaaaaacattttcagacaTTTATATTCCACAAGATATACAAGTTTGCAATAGCATGAGAATAATTTGGGCTTTCGTGCTGAAGGAACTTTTCACAGTGTCTCAAACTGGATTTTTGGTGTTTTCCCACCACAGAAACTGGGAACCATTGCAGTTCTAGAAATGTCAATTGGGGAAACTAAATTAGCCTGTCACTAAGATGTCGAAACCACTAATGAAGATGGGGTGAGATAACCCTCACAGTCAGGGGAGTCCAATCATGGTTCTGGAGGTACTCTAGATTTTAGCTCCAAATTGCCCCAACACACCTTTCTGGAAGTTTCTGCTATACCCAGTAAGACTTTTACTAGCTAGTTCAGATATATTCAATTATAGTAGGAACTTAAATAAGCAGGACAGGCCCTCCAGGTGAAGGACTGGATAGGGGCGATGGTTCATccaaaaaactgaatttacttaCCTTGTACTCACATTCAAGTGGCTGTAAACTTTAATGAAAGTTCTgaggaacacaaaaacagctCAAACAGATTTGTAACAAGCGGAGGacgagcaaatgat is a genomic window of Danio aesculapii chromosome 2, fDanAes4.1, whole genome shotgun sequence containing:
- the lrrc8da gene encoding volume-regulated anion channel subunit LRRC8D; the protein is MFSLTEVASLNDIQPTYRILKPWWDVFMDYIGVIMLMLAIFSGTMQLSKDQVACLPILEKNINLEGAQNRSECSLSFPGRGPPTTKDLPDSVANELLNTQPAPLPKEGVWTQPQPTGVKTNLDFQQYVFVNQKCYHDALPWFNKYFPYLALIHTIMLMVSSNFWFKYPKTSSKIEHFVSILGRCFESPWTTKALSETACEDSEGTKQRFTGGSVYHKHVSSEDSQSTPLVETPTVPFSTEKLIAEAPSLTTLDKKDGEQAKALFEKVRKFRAHVEDSDFIYKLYVAQTTIKVLKVILILSYTSTFAAEISFCHICKPKVESLTGYDQFFCTHNMAFMLRKLLFTFMAMICLYGLVCLYTLYWLFRRPLKEYSFEKVREESSFSDIPDVKNDFAFLLHMVDQYDQLYSKRFGVFLSEVSENKLREISLNHEWTFEKLRQHVSTNAQEEQELHLFMLSGLPNAVFDLTDLEILKLELIPEVRISAKVSQMTNLRELHLYHCPAKVEQTAFTFLRDHLRCLHIKFTDVAEIPPWIYLLRSLKELNLFGNLNSEHNKMIGLESLRDLRHLRTLYLKSNLNKIPSNLTDLSPHLVKLVIHNDGTKLLVLNSLKKMTSLVDLELHNCDLERIPHSIFSLANLQELDLKNNNIRTIEEIISFQHLRRLVCLKLWYNKISTIPPSIGLVKSLESLIICHNKVESLPPSLFHLPKLRHIDLSNNSISNIPVEIGLLHNLQHFAITGNKVEVLPNQLFKCSKLKVLCVGHNNITSIPDSIGQLVQLSHLELKGNCLDYLPFQLGQCQLLRKNLLFVEDHLFDTLPLEVKDSMSSD